From Macaca fascicularis isolate 582-1 chromosome 14, T2T-MFA8v1.1, a single genomic window includes:
- the GLB1L2 gene encoding beta-galactosidase-1-like protein 2 isoform X3, which translates to MTTWSLRRRPARMLGLLLLVILGFLVLRRVDWSALVPLWLRHRQLGLQAKGWNFMLEDSTFWIFGGSIHYFRVPREYWRDRLLKMKACGLNTLTTYVPWNLHEPERGKFDFSGNLDLEAFVLMAAEIGLWVILRPGPYICSEMDLGGLPSWLLQDPGMRLRTTYKGFTEAVDLYFDHLMSRVVPLQYKRGGPIIAVQVENEYGSYNKDPAYMAYVKKALEDRGIVELLLTSDNKDGLSKGIVQGVLATINLQSTRELQLLTTFLFNVQGTQPKMVMEYWTGWFDSWGGPHNILDSSEVLKTVSAIVDAGSSINLYMFHGGTNFGFMNGAMHFHDYKSDVTSYDYDAVLTEAGDYTAKYMKLRDFFGSISGIPLPPPPDLLPKMSYEPITPVLYLSLWDALKYMGEPIKSEKPINMENLPVNGGNGQSFGYVLYETSITSSGVLSGRVRDRGQVFVNTVSIGFLDYKTTKIAVPLIQGYTVLRILVENRGRVNYGENIDDQRKGLIGNLYLNDSPLKKFRIYSLDMKKSFFQRFGLDKWSSLPETPTLPAFFLGSLSISSTPCDTFLKLEGWEKGVVFINGQNLGRYWNIGPQKTLYLPGPWLSSGINQVIIFEETMAGPALQFTETPHLGRNQYIK; encoded by the exons GGTGGACTGGAGCGCCCTGGTCCCTCTGTGGCTCCGCCATCggcagctggggctgcaggccaAGGGCTGGAACTTCATGCTGGAGGATTCCACCTTCTGGATCTTCGGGGGCTCCATCCACTATTTCCGCGTGCCCAGGGAGTACTGGAGGGACCGCCTGCTGAAGATGAAGGCCTGTGGCTTGAACACCCTCACCAC CTATGTTCCGTGGAACCTGCATGAGCCAGAAAGAGGCAAATTTGACTTCTCTGGGAACCTGGACCTGGA GGCCTTCGTCCTGATGGCTGCGGAGATCGGGCTGTGGGTGATTCTGCGTCCAGGCCCCTACATCTGCAGTGAGATGGACCTCGGGGGCTTGCCCAG CTGGCTGCTCCAAGACCCTGGCATGAGGCTGCGGACAACTTACAAGGGCTTCACCGAAGCGGTGGACCTTTATTTTGACCACCTGATGTCCAGGGTGGTGCCACTCCAG TACAAGCGTGGGGGACCCATCATTGCCGTGCAGGTGGAGAATGAATATGGTTCCTATAATAAAGACCCCGCTTATATGGCCTACGTCAAGAAG GCACTGGAGGACCGTGGCATCGTGGAACTGCTCCTGACTTCGGACAACAAGGATGGGCTGAGCAAGGGGATTGTCCAGGGAG TGTTGGCCACCATCAACTTGCAGTCAACACGCGAGCTGCAGCTACTGACCACCTTTCTCTTCAACGTCCAG GGGACTCAGCCCAAGATGGTGATGGAGTACTGGACGGGGTGGTTTGACTCGTGGGGAGGCCCTCACAATATCCTGGATTCTTCTG AGGTTTTAAAAACCGTGTCTGCCATTGTGGACGCCGGCTCCTCCATCAACCTCTACATGTTCCATGGAGGCACCAACTTTGGCTTCATGAATGGAGCCATGCACTTCCATGACTACAAGTCAGATGTCACCAGCTATG ACTATGACGCTGTGCTGACAGAAGCGGGAGATTACACAGCCAAGTACATGAAGCTTCGAGACTTCTTCGGCTCCATCTCAG GCATTCCTCTACCTCCCCCACCTGACCTACTTCCCAAGATGTCGTATGAGCCCATAACGCCAGTCTTGTACCTGTCTCTGTGGGATGCCCTCAAGTACATGGGGGAG CCAATCAAGTCTGAAAAGCCCATCAACATGGAGAACCTGCCAGTCAACGGGGGAAATGGACAGTCCTTTGGGTACGTTCTCTACGAGACCAGCATCACCTCATCTGGCGTCCTCAGCGGCCGTGTGCGTGATCGGGGGCAG GTGTTTGTGAACACAGTATCCATAGGATTCTTGGACTACAAGACAACGAAGATCGCTGTCCCTCTGATCCAG GGTTACACTGTGCTGAGGATCTTGGTGGAGAATCGTGGGCGAGTCAACTACGGGGAGAATATTGATGACCAGCGCAAAG GCTTGATTGGAAATCTCTATCTGAATGATTCACCCCTGAAAAAATTCAGAATCTACAGCCTGGATATGAAGAAGAGCTTTTTTCAGAG GTTCGGCCTGGACAAATGGAGTTCCCTCCCAGAAACACCCACATTGCCTGCTTTCTTCCTGGGTAGCTTGTCCATCAGCTCCACCCCTTGTGACACCTTTCTAAAGCTGGAG GGCTGGGAGAAGGGGGTTGTATTCATCAATGGCCAGAACCTTGGACGTTACTGGAACATTGGACCCCAGAAGACACTGTACCTCCCAGGTCCCTGGTTGAGCAGCGGAATCAACCAG GTCATCATTTTTGAGGAGACGATGGCGGGCCCTGCACTACAGTTCACGGAAACCCCCCACCTGGGCAGGAACCAGTACATTAAGTGA
- the GLB1L2 gene encoding beta-galactosidase-1-like protein 2 isoform X2: MTTWSLRRRPARMLGLLLLVILGFLVLRRVDWSALVPLWLRHRQLGLQAKGWNFMLEDSTFWIFGGSIHYFRVPREYWRDRLLKMKACGLNTLTTYVPWNLHEPERGKFDFSGNLDLEAFVLMAAEIGLWVILRPGPYICSEMDLGGLPSWLLQDPGMRLRTTYKGFTEAVDLYFDHLMSRVVPLQYKRGGPIIAVQVENEYGSYNKDPAYMAYVKKALEDRGIVELLLTSDNKDGLSKGIVQGVLATINLQSTRELQLLTTFLFNVQGTQPKMVMEYWTGWFDSWGGPHNILDSSEVLKTVSAIVDAGSSINLYMFHGGTNFGFMNGAMHFHDYKSDVTSYDYDAVLTEAGDYTAKYMKLRDFFGSISGIPLPPPPDLLPKMSYEPITPVLYLSLWDALKYMGEPIKSEKPINMENLPVNGGNGQSFGYVLYETSITSSGVLSGRVRDRGQVFVNTVSIGFLDYKTTKIAVPLIQGYTVLRILVENRGRVNYGENIDDQRKGLIGNLYLNDSPLKKFRIYSLDMKKSFFQRFGLDKWSSLPETPTLPAFFLGSLSISSTPCDTFLKLEGWEKGVVFINGQNLGRYWNIGPQKTLYLPGPWLSSGINQVIIFEETMAGPALQFTETPHLGRNQYIKVTGWAGETEILSPASS; the protein is encoded by the exons GGTGGACTGGAGCGCCCTGGTCCCTCTGTGGCTCCGCCATCggcagctggggctgcaggccaAGGGCTGGAACTTCATGCTGGAGGATTCCACCTTCTGGATCTTCGGGGGCTCCATCCACTATTTCCGCGTGCCCAGGGAGTACTGGAGGGACCGCCTGCTGAAGATGAAGGCCTGTGGCTTGAACACCCTCACCAC CTATGTTCCGTGGAACCTGCATGAGCCAGAAAGAGGCAAATTTGACTTCTCTGGGAACCTGGACCTGGA GGCCTTCGTCCTGATGGCTGCGGAGATCGGGCTGTGGGTGATTCTGCGTCCAGGCCCCTACATCTGCAGTGAGATGGACCTCGGGGGCTTGCCCAG CTGGCTGCTCCAAGACCCTGGCATGAGGCTGCGGACAACTTACAAGGGCTTCACCGAAGCGGTGGACCTTTATTTTGACCACCTGATGTCCAGGGTGGTGCCACTCCAG TACAAGCGTGGGGGACCCATCATTGCCGTGCAGGTGGAGAATGAATATGGTTCCTATAATAAAGACCCCGCTTATATGGCCTACGTCAAGAAG GCACTGGAGGACCGTGGCATCGTGGAACTGCTCCTGACTTCGGACAACAAGGATGGGCTGAGCAAGGGGATTGTCCAGGGAG TGTTGGCCACCATCAACTTGCAGTCAACACGCGAGCTGCAGCTACTGACCACCTTTCTCTTCAACGTCCAG GGGACTCAGCCCAAGATGGTGATGGAGTACTGGACGGGGTGGTTTGACTCGTGGGGAGGCCCTCACAATATCCTGGATTCTTCTG AGGTTTTAAAAACCGTGTCTGCCATTGTGGACGCCGGCTCCTCCATCAACCTCTACATGTTCCATGGAGGCACCAACTTTGGCTTCATGAATGGAGCCATGCACTTCCATGACTACAAGTCAGATGTCACCAGCTATG ACTATGACGCTGTGCTGACAGAAGCGGGAGATTACACAGCCAAGTACATGAAGCTTCGAGACTTCTTCGGCTCCATCTCAG GCATTCCTCTACCTCCCCCACCTGACCTACTTCCCAAGATGTCGTATGAGCCCATAACGCCAGTCTTGTACCTGTCTCTGTGGGATGCCCTCAAGTACATGGGGGAG CCAATCAAGTCTGAAAAGCCCATCAACATGGAGAACCTGCCAGTCAACGGGGGAAATGGACAGTCCTTTGGGTACGTTCTCTACGAGACCAGCATCACCTCATCTGGCGTCCTCAGCGGCCGTGTGCGTGATCGGGGGCAG GTGTTTGTGAACACAGTATCCATAGGATTCTTGGACTACAAGACAACGAAGATCGCTGTCCCTCTGATCCAG GGTTACACTGTGCTGAGGATCTTGGTGGAGAATCGTGGGCGAGTCAACTACGGGGAGAATATTGATGACCAGCGCAAAG GCTTGATTGGAAATCTCTATCTGAATGATTCACCCCTGAAAAAATTCAGAATCTACAGCCTGGATATGAAGAAGAGCTTTTTTCAGAG GTTCGGCCTGGACAAATGGAGTTCCCTCCCAGAAACACCCACATTGCCTGCTTTCTTCCTGGGTAGCTTGTCCATCAGCTCCACCCCTTGTGACACCTTTCTAAAGCTGGAG GGCTGGGAGAAGGGGGTTGTATTCATCAATGGCCAGAACCTTGGACGTTACTGGAACATTGGACCCCAGAAGACACTGTACCTCCCAGGTCCCTGGTTGAGCAGCGGAATCAACCAG GTCATCATTTTTGAGGAGACGATGGCGGGCCCTGCACTACAGTTCACGGAAACCCCCCACCTGGGCAGGAACCAGTACATTAA GGTGACAGGCTGGGCCGGAGAAACCGAAATCCTCAGCCCTGCGTCTTCCTGA
- the GLB1L2 gene encoding beta-galactosidase-1-like protein 2 isoform X1, with the protein MTTWSLRRRPARMLGLLLLVILGFLVLRRVDWSALVPLWLRHRQLGLQAKGWNFMLEDSTFWIFGGSIHYFRVPREYWRDRLLKMKACGLNTLTTYVPWNLHEPERGKFDFSGNLDLEAFVLMAAEIGLWVILRPGPYICSEMDLGGLPSWLLQDPGMRLRTTYKGFTEAVDLYFDHLMSRVVPLQYKRGGPIIAVQVENEYGSYNKDPAYMAYVKKALEDRGIVELLLTSDNKDGLSKGIVQGVLATINLQSTRELQLLTTFLFNVQGTQPKMVMEYWTGWFDSWGGPHNILDSSEVLKTVSAIVDAGSSINLYMFHGGTNFGFMNGAMHFHDYKSDVTSYDYDAVLTEAGDYTAKYMKLRDFFGSISGIPLPPPPDLLPKMSYEPITPVLYLSLWDALKYMGEPIKSEKPINMENLPVNGGNGQSFGYVLYETSITSSGVLSGRVRDRGQVFVNTVSIGFLDYKTTKIAVPLIQGYTVLRILVENRGRVNYGENIDDQRKGLIGNLYLNDSPLKKFRIYSLDMKKSFFQRFGLDKWSSLPETPTLPAFFLGSLSISSTPCDTFLKLEGWEKGVVFINGQNLGRYWNIGPQKTLYLPGPWLSSGINQVGASSPFLFPKTPCPPALPGSLPSGWRVCQWVLPSSLLLAADELLVPVPSSLVPKPSPSDLATSQHLPWHQDRPQLPSQLGPLSTGHHF; encoded by the exons GGTGGACTGGAGCGCCCTGGTCCCTCTGTGGCTCCGCCATCggcagctggggctgcaggccaAGGGCTGGAACTTCATGCTGGAGGATTCCACCTTCTGGATCTTCGGGGGCTCCATCCACTATTTCCGCGTGCCCAGGGAGTACTGGAGGGACCGCCTGCTGAAGATGAAGGCCTGTGGCTTGAACACCCTCACCAC CTATGTTCCGTGGAACCTGCATGAGCCAGAAAGAGGCAAATTTGACTTCTCTGGGAACCTGGACCTGGA GGCCTTCGTCCTGATGGCTGCGGAGATCGGGCTGTGGGTGATTCTGCGTCCAGGCCCCTACATCTGCAGTGAGATGGACCTCGGGGGCTTGCCCAG CTGGCTGCTCCAAGACCCTGGCATGAGGCTGCGGACAACTTACAAGGGCTTCACCGAAGCGGTGGACCTTTATTTTGACCACCTGATGTCCAGGGTGGTGCCACTCCAG TACAAGCGTGGGGGACCCATCATTGCCGTGCAGGTGGAGAATGAATATGGTTCCTATAATAAAGACCCCGCTTATATGGCCTACGTCAAGAAG GCACTGGAGGACCGTGGCATCGTGGAACTGCTCCTGACTTCGGACAACAAGGATGGGCTGAGCAAGGGGATTGTCCAGGGAG TGTTGGCCACCATCAACTTGCAGTCAACACGCGAGCTGCAGCTACTGACCACCTTTCTCTTCAACGTCCAG GGGACTCAGCCCAAGATGGTGATGGAGTACTGGACGGGGTGGTTTGACTCGTGGGGAGGCCCTCACAATATCCTGGATTCTTCTG AGGTTTTAAAAACCGTGTCTGCCATTGTGGACGCCGGCTCCTCCATCAACCTCTACATGTTCCATGGAGGCACCAACTTTGGCTTCATGAATGGAGCCATGCACTTCCATGACTACAAGTCAGATGTCACCAGCTATG ACTATGACGCTGTGCTGACAGAAGCGGGAGATTACACAGCCAAGTACATGAAGCTTCGAGACTTCTTCGGCTCCATCTCAG GCATTCCTCTACCTCCCCCACCTGACCTACTTCCCAAGATGTCGTATGAGCCCATAACGCCAGTCTTGTACCTGTCTCTGTGGGATGCCCTCAAGTACATGGGGGAG CCAATCAAGTCTGAAAAGCCCATCAACATGGAGAACCTGCCAGTCAACGGGGGAAATGGACAGTCCTTTGGGTACGTTCTCTACGAGACCAGCATCACCTCATCTGGCGTCCTCAGCGGCCGTGTGCGTGATCGGGGGCAG GTGTTTGTGAACACAGTATCCATAGGATTCTTGGACTACAAGACAACGAAGATCGCTGTCCCTCTGATCCAG GGTTACACTGTGCTGAGGATCTTGGTGGAGAATCGTGGGCGAGTCAACTACGGGGAGAATATTGATGACCAGCGCAAAG GCTTGATTGGAAATCTCTATCTGAATGATTCACCCCTGAAAAAATTCAGAATCTACAGCCTGGATATGAAGAAGAGCTTTTTTCAGAG GTTCGGCCTGGACAAATGGAGTTCCCTCCCAGAAACACCCACATTGCCTGCTTTCTTCCTGGGTAGCTTGTCCATCAGCTCCACCCCTTGTGACACCTTTCTAAAGCTGGAG GGCTGGGAGAAGGGGGTTGTATTCATCAATGGCCAGAACCTTGGACGTTACTGGAACATTGGACCCCAGAAGACACTGTACCTCCCAGGTCCCTGGTTGAGCAGCGGAATCAACCAGGTGGGAGCTTCCAGCCCCTTCTTGTTCCCCAAGACgccctgcccacctgccctcCCAGGGAGCCTTCCCTCAGGGTGGAGGGTGTGCCAGTGggttcttccttcctccctcctcctcgcTGCGGACGAGTTGTTGGTCCCTGTCCCTTCCAGCCTGGTTCCCAAACCCTCTCCTTCTGACCTTGCCACCTCTCAGCACCTCCCCTGGCACCAGGACAGACCTCAGCTGCCCTCCCAGCTGGGCCCTCTCTCCACAGGTCATCATTTTTGA
- the GLB1L2 gene encoding beta-galactosidase-1-like protein 2 isoform X4, which yields MTTWSLRRRPARMLGLLLLVILGFLVLRRVDWSALVPLWLRHRQLGLQAKGWNFMLEDSTFWIFGGSIHYFRVPREYWRDRLLKMKACGLNTLTTYVPWNLHEPERGKFDFSGNLDLEAFVLMAAEIGLWVILRPGPYICSEMDLGGLPSWLLQDPGMRLRTTYKGFTEAVDLYFDHLMSRVVPLQYKRGGPIIAVQVENEYGSYNKDPAYMAYVKKALEDRGIVELLLTSDNKDGLSKGIVQGVLATINLQSTRELQLLTTFLFNVQGTQPKMVMEYWTGWFDSWGGPHNILDSSALYAHTERQMQPCSAAWHLLVPVNAHTDRFLYDQIQTYMTALKNVKSPVLSHASWTQSLGPFRVVVKRTPSR from the exons GGTGGACTGGAGCGCCCTGGTCCCTCTGTGGCTCCGCCATCggcagctggggctgcaggccaAGGGCTGGAACTTCATGCTGGAGGATTCCACCTTCTGGATCTTCGGGGGCTCCATCCACTATTTCCGCGTGCCCAGGGAGTACTGGAGGGACCGCCTGCTGAAGATGAAGGCCTGTGGCTTGAACACCCTCACCAC CTATGTTCCGTGGAACCTGCATGAGCCAGAAAGAGGCAAATTTGACTTCTCTGGGAACCTGGACCTGGA GGCCTTCGTCCTGATGGCTGCGGAGATCGGGCTGTGGGTGATTCTGCGTCCAGGCCCCTACATCTGCAGTGAGATGGACCTCGGGGGCTTGCCCAG CTGGCTGCTCCAAGACCCTGGCATGAGGCTGCGGACAACTTACAAGGGCTTCACCGAAGCGGTGGACCTTTATTTTGACCACCTGATGTCCAGGGTGGTGCCACTCCAG TACAAGCGTGGGGGACCCATCATTGCCGTGCAGGTGGAGAATGAATATGGTTCCTATAATAAAGACCCCGCTTATATGGCCTACGTCAAGAAG GCACTGGAGGACCGTGGCATCGTGGAACTGCTCCTGACTTCGGACAACAAGGATGGGCTGAGCAAGGGGATTGTCCAGGGAG TGTTGGCCACCATCAACTTGCAGTCAACACGCGAGCTGCAGCTACTGACCACCTTTCTCTTCAACGTCCAG GGGACTCAGCCCAAGATGGTGATGGAGTACTGGACGGGGTGGTTTGACTCGTGGGGAGGCCCTCACAATATCCTGGATTCTTCTG CTCTATACGCCcacacagagagacagatgcAGCCATGCTCCGCTGCATGGCACCTGCTTGTACCGGTGAATGCACATACGGACCGCTTTCTGTATGACCAAATACAGACTTACATGACTGCTTTAAAGAACGTGAAGAGCCCCGTTCTAAGCCACGCTTCGTGGACACAGTCTCTCGGGCCGTTTCGGGTGGTGGTTAAGCGCACGCCATCTCGGTGA
- the GLB1L2 gene encoding beta-galactosidase-1-like protein 2 isoform X5 — protein MTTWSLRRRPARMLGLLLLVILGFLVLRRVDWSALVPLWLRHRQLGLQAKGWNFMLEDSTFWIFGGSIHYFRVPREYWRDRLLKMKACGLNTLTTYVPWNLHEPERGKFDFSGNLDLEAFVLMAAEIGLWVILRPGPYICSEMDLGGLPSWLLQDPGMRLRTTYKGFTEAVDLYFDHLMSRVVPLQYKRGGPIIAVQVENEYGSYNKDPAYMAYVKKALEDRGIVELLLTSDNKDGLSKGIVQGVLATINLQSTRELQLLTTFLFNVQGTQPKMVMEYWTGWFDSWGGPHNILDSSERQMQPCSAAWHLLVPVNAHTDRFLYDQIQTYMTALKNVKSPVLSHASWTQSLGPFRVVVKRTPSR, from the exons GGTGGACTGGAGCGCCCTGGTCCCTCTGTGGCTCCGCCATCggcagctggggctgcaggccaAGGGCTGGAACTTCATGCTGGAGGATTCCACCTTCTGGATCTTCGGGGGCTCCATCCACTATTTCCGCGTGCCCAGGGAGTACTGGAGGGACCGCCTGCTGAAGATGAAGGCCTGTGGCTTGAACACCCTCACCAC CTATGTTCCGTGGAACCTGCATGAGCCAGAAAGAGGCAAATTTGACTTCTCTGGGAACCTGGACCTGGA GGCCTTCGTCCTGATGGCTGCGGAGATCGGGCTGTGGGTGATTCTGCGTCCAGGCCCCTACATCTGCAGTGAGATGGACCTCGGGGGCTTGCCCAG CTGGCTGCTCCAAGACCCTGGCATGAGGCTGCGGACAACTTACAAGGGCTTCACCGAAGCGGTGGACCTTTATTTTGACCACCTGATGTCCAGGGTGGTGCCACTCCAG TACAAGCGTGGGGGACCCATCATTGCCGTGCAGGTGGAGAATGAATATGGTTCCTATAATAAAGACCCCGCTTATATGGCCTACGTCAAGAAG GCACTGGAGGACCGTGGCATCGTGGAACTGCTCCTGACTTCGGACAACAAGGATGGGCTGAGCAAGGGGATTGTCCAGGGAG TGTTGGCCACCATCAACTTGCAGTCAACACGCGAGCTGCAGCTACTGACCACCTTTCTCTTCAACGTCCAG GGGACTCAGCCCAAGATGGTGATGGAGTACTGGACGGGGTGGTTTGACTCGTGGGGAGGCCCTCACAATATCCTGGATTCTTCTG agagacagatgcAGCCATGCTCCGCTGCATGGCACCTGCTTGTACCGGTGAATGCACATACGGACCGCTTTCTGTATGACCAAATACAGACTTACATGACTGCTTTAAAGAACGTGAAGAGCCCCGTTCTAAGCCACGCTTCGTGGACACAGTCTCTCGGGCCGTTTCGGGTGGTGGTTAAGCGCACGCCATCTCGGTGA
- the B3GAT1 gene encoding galactosylgalactosylxylosylprotein 3-beta-glucuronosyltransferase 1 isoform X3: MSDRDIVEVVRTEYVYTRPPPWSDTLPTIHVVTPTYSRPVQKAELTRMANTLLHVPNLHWLVVEDAPRRTPLTARLLRDTGLNYTHLHVETPRNYKLRGDARDPRIPRGTMQRNLALRWLRETFPRNSSQPGVVYFADDDNTYSLELFEEMRSTRRVSVWPVAFVGGLRYEAPRVNGAGKVVGWKTVFDPHRPFAIDMAGFAVNLRLILQRSQAYFKLRGVKGGYQESSLLRELVTLNDLEPKAANCTKILVWHTRTEKPVLVNEGKKGFTDPSVEI, translated from the exons ATGTCCGACCGCGACATCGTGGAGGTGGTGCGCACCGAGTACGTGTACACGCGGCCGCCGCCGTGGTCCGACACGCTGCCCACCATCCACGTGGTGACGCCCACCTACAGCCGCCCGGTGCAGAAGGCCGAGCTGACGCGCATGGCCAACACGCTGCTGCACGTGCCCAACCTGCACTGGCTGGTGGTGGAGGACGCGCCGCGCCGGACCCCGCTGACCGCGCGCCTGCTGCGCGACACCGGCCTCAACTACACGCACCTGCACGTGGAGACGCCCCGCAACTACAAGCTGCGAGGAGACGCCCGCGACCCACGCATCCCGCGGGGCACCATGCAGCGCAACCTGGCCCTGCGCTGGCTGCGCGAGACTTTCCCTCGCAACTCCAGCCAGCCCGGCGTGGTGTACTTCGCGGACGACGACAACACCTACAGCCTGGAGCTCTTCGAGGAG ATGCGCAGCACCAGGAGGGTGTCCGTGTGGCCCGTCGCTTTCGTGGGTGGCCTGCGGTACGAGGCCCCACGGGTGAACGGGGCAGGGAAGGTGGTCGGCTGGAAGACGGTGTTTGACCCCCACCGGCCATTTGCAATAGACATGGCTGGATTTGCAGTCAACCTGCGGCTCATTCTGCAGCGAAGCCAGGCCTACTTCAAGCTGCGAGGTGTGAAGGGAGGCTACCAGGAAAGCAGCCTCCTTCGAGAACTTGTCACCCTCAATGACCTGGAGCCCAAGGCAGCCAACTGCACCAAG ATCCTGGTGTGGCACACACGGACAGAGAAGCCAGTGCTGGTGAATGAGGGCAAGAAGGGCTTCACTGACCCCTCGGTGGAGATCTGA